The Solanum dulcamara chromosome 2, daSolDulc1.2, whole genome shotgun sequence region GGGGAGGAGCACATTAGTTGATCCCTGTATATGGTAGACGGAGACTTCGTCCTGTCACCATTTCTGCTCTCCACCATCCAGAGGAGGAAGAAGTTCTTTCTAGGAAATTTGAGATTTCCCTGGTAAAACAATCGAAGAGTCAGCAAATTACACCATGGGCAGGAAACGAACAATGGAATCTGGACTTGTTGAGTGGATATCTTCATGGAAGCTGATTTAAGTCCCAACAGACAATTCTTACAAAGAGAGTGGCCACACCACAATACATAGGGAACATTCTCAACAATGTTAAATGATTCCCAACATATTGGGCATTCTAGTCCTTCCTCGGTGCTTTCATTAGAACAGATATCATCATCGTCTGAGTATTCGTGACAAGTTTGACTCGGCACAGCAGAATCCTTCTTCTGACCAAAACTTGTGATGACATTTGAAATGGATTTCCACATAGCACAGCGCAACTAGTACAATAAGGATCTGACAGAAAACACTTGTTCAATTTGAAGCACCTCTTTTGAACCTGAAATATAGAGTTAAAAAAAATGCGGCATTTGTCAGCCATCCCTAAGCAAACAATTATGAGAAAGAGAAGAGCTGATGTTTGCATACCTCATAAACTGCAATCACAGCCCTCTCAAATAGTTTTCAATAGAAATAATGAATAACTTCATATCATTATGCATCAGCAAGAaggaattatttttaatattctcTAAATCACTAGAAAAACAAATCATAAACAACTTGACTGCACATTCGATCATTCATCTTAACAATCAAATCTTTACAACAATAATCCTATGGATATTTTAGTGCTTAACTCCTATAAAACATCATGGGTTCACAACATTCTATAGAACTTGCCATTCATTTCGGCGGATATCATCTTACCATATAACACTCCTGTAGCAATCCTCCATTCAGTCATCCTATTTTAATTTCACATAGTATGTCTTCATCTAAGAAATGAGTGCCATCGTTCTCTAAATTTCAACCATATAATTTGTAATCATAATTCAGTTCTAATTTCACAATTGTTGCAATTAATAATGGAAAGCCACCGGATATGCATACATCAATGTACTCCTCAGGTATGTAGTTAGAATAATTCCTTCACTACAAGATTATGCTTGGAGATCAGATAATGTTCAAAGAGAGATAACTTGACACTAAAGACTCAGCTCTAGGGTACTCCTTCAATCAGTCCAGTATCGACCAAACACTCTTAAAGAAGGAAAAACCGACCTTGGTCACTCTAGCTCATTTTATTATAACAACAACGATGATGTCGCTATCGCAAGTTAGTCGGGGTATGGTATATGTCTCCTCACAATTATAGAACTCCATTCAGACCCGTATAAATTCAATGTGTAAAATTTAGATTCTCTAACACTATAGTTCTCTACATTCTCTACTACCATGCAGATCTCTAACAAGGCTAAAAGAGTAAAAGACTCCTAGCAAAAATTGGACCTAATATATCAACATGACTAAACCTTAATTCCAACAAATTCATACAGCCTATATAGATCTTTTTTTCCTATTGTATCCCTTTATGCGCTAAATTTACATGCCTTTCAAGAGATAGTAAATCTTTCTAGACAACTTCTTTTTTAAGATTTTAGGATTAACTCATCCCCTTTAACATATTCCATCGCCGTAGTGTCACACCTATATGCCGGTGCATTAAGAGGTCGATGTACATGACTAATCATCTCAAGCGACCTTCTTTCATTTCACTCTTTACATGTACAACTTGCATTTCTGCCGAACATGATCATTTCTGATCATGTCTAATTTTGTACAACTGCACATTAATTTTACAAATGACGACAGTTGTAGGAGTAAAACTGCATATACaccaccctccccagaccccacttatgGGATTACACCAGATATGTTGTTGTCATTGTTGATGACAACTGTGGGATCTGAAACAATGTCCTTTCGCACCGGAGCCTAACTATGACACCTTACACCACTCTAGTTCAATTCACACACCCAAAATTTACTGATCTAATGACAAGTACTGATTCAAACAATCATTAACAAATGCATACCATTACAATCACATCAGCAAAGTTTCAAAAATCAAAACTTTTCTCCAACTCTTCCTTTTCAAACTAAAATTAAATACACAAAAcaagagtaaaaaaaaaacaagaaagctCCAAACCCCAAAAAGGGGTTAAAAAGCTAGAATCTTGAATTCCAATTTCCACAGTACTTGACAAATCAATAAGCATTACATCAATCACAAAATACCCACAAAAAATCCAACCCCACAAACAGATTCATCCATCTAACATGTAATAACAATTACAAAACACAAGAAATCCACAAAGTTCATAAAAATCCAATCTTGAAACCTAATCACCATCAAaacaagattattttttttgcagaATCAGAAATGAAAGATTCAAGAAAAGATGAACTTACTTTAAATTAAAGGGTGATTTCAAAAATTGCCAGaaaattttatacataaagagaagaaaaagagagagaccaaagcaaataaaattggatttttttttgtataggtctctctcttttttctttctcttctgtTTGT contains the following coding sequences:
- the LOC129880107 gene encoding uncharacterized protein LOC129880107, with protein sequence MWKSISNVITSFGQKKDSAVPSQTCHEYSDDDDICSNESTEEGLECPICWESFNIVENVPYVLWCGHSLCKNCLLGLKSASMKISTQQVQIPLFVSCPWCNLLTLRLFYQGNLKFPRKNFFLLWMVESRNGDRTKSPSTIYRDQLMCSSPCTSNTRNPSSVTNCRRAHRIGSSGSGTSGPNNTNETPTMQRAQFSLQKSLDFFFRLTSKFPLVVVLLLVVIFVIPSSVGILILYLVITILFGLPSLLVIYFAYPALDWLVREITA